From Bicyclus anynana chromosome 7, ilBicAnyn1.1, whole genome shotgun sequence, the proteins below share one genomic window:
- the LOC112055157 gene encoding 39S ribosomal protein L55, mitochondrial encodes MNNPGIKLTTMICNHYFRRNLNNNVASITRIHREIFTRMYPTKVVLPNGASINIRYHEPRKIIKLPLDLSALSEDEKKARLEKRKPKRKVKVTEIVEDNFNAKKYLKYIKK; translated from the exons ATGAATAATCCTGGAATAAAACTGACTACAATGATATGTAATCATTATTTTAGGCGCAATTTAAACAACAatgtggctagcattacacgAATACACAGAGAAATTTTTACAAGAATGTATCCTACGAAAGTTGTTTTACCAAATGGTGCTTCAATCAACATACGATATCACGAGcctagaaaaataataaaa tTACCTTTAGATTTGTCTGCATTATCAGAGGATGAAAAGAAAGCAAGGCTAGAAAAAAGGAAACCGAAGCGGAAAGTTAAAGTAACTGAAATTGTTGAAGATAACTTTAATGCTAAGAAGTATTTGAAATACATAAAGAAGTAA
- the LOC112055147 gene encoding holocytochrome c-type synthase — MGNQVFAEAVPPKLSEVNGNPPPECPMHNKGATPKSDGDNKSKPSECPVQHDSNINPYNMMPPANQQPAPDQPFSLPTNRQVSTIPRAMPDGSTEFWVYPSQQMFWNAMLRKGWRWKDEDIKQKDMEDIIKIHNANNEQAWQEVLKWEALHAKECGHPRLKSFGGKATQYSPRARIRALLGYELPFDRHDWIVDRCGKEVRYVIDYYDGGEIDNKYEFALLDVRPAMDSLDNIWDRMKVFYMRYRYELIDDKKDDKLTN, encoded by the exons ATGGGGAACCAAGTTTTCGCTGAAGCAGTTCCTCCCAAACTCAGCGAAGTCAATGGGAACCCTCCTCCAGAATGCCCTATGCACAACAAAGGTGCTACGCCAAAATCTGATGGTGATAACAAATCGAAACCTTCCGAATGTCCTGTTCAACATGATAGTAACATTAATCCGTATAATAtg ATGCCACCAGCAAATCAACAACCAGCACCAGACCAACCATTCTCTCTTCCAACTAATCGTCAAGTGTCTACTATCCCTAGAGCCATGCCGGATGGTTCTACTGAGTTCTGGGTGTATCCCAGTCAGCAAATGTTCTGGAATGCAATGCTTCGTAAGGGATGGAGGTGGAAAGATGAAGACATCAAACAAAAAGATATGGAggacattattaaaatacacaatGCTAATAATGAACAG GCTTGGCAAGAAGTTTTAAAATGGGAAGCACTACATGCCAAAGAGTGTGGTCACCCCAGGTTGAAGAGTTTTGGAGGGAAAGCCACACAATACAGTCCAAGAGCAAGGATTCGAGCTTTGCTGGG GTATGAGTTGCCGTTTGATCGCCACGACTGGATTGTAGACAGGTGCGGTAAAGAGGTGCGTTATGTAATTGATTATTACGATGGAGGTGAAATAGACAACAAATATGAATTTGCTTTACTGGACGTCAGGCCAGCTATGGATTCACTTGACAACATCTGGGACAGAATGAAAGTGTTTTATATGAGATACAGATATGAGTTGATTGACGATAAAAAGGATGATAAACTGACTAATTAA